One window of Syngnathus acus chromosome 16, fSynAcu1.2, whole genome shotgun sequence genomic DNA carries:
- the myh14 gene encoding myosin-10 isoform X6, producing the protein MSRPLGGGLNDVTRFLTSGVAPSSPSANAPVFSAAGQADWAAKRLVWVPSEKHGFESASIKEERGDEVEVELSDSQRLLTLSREELQRMNPPRFSKVEDMADLTCLNEASVLHNLRERYYSGLIYTYSGLFCVVVNPYKNLPIYTESIVEMYRGKKRHEMPPHIYAISEAAYRSMLQDREDQSILCTGESGAGKTENTKKVIQYLAHVASSHKGVTPRSKDALQGELERQLLQANPILEAFGNAKTTKNDNSSRFGKFIRINFDVAGYIVGANIETYLLEKSRATRQAKDERTFHIFYQMLHGASETMKSDLLLGTADEYRFLSGGTISVPGQSDGENFTQTMDSMAIMGFNPEELLSMLKVISAVLQFGNISFTKEKNHDQASMPDNTAAQKLCHLLGINVMEFTRAILTPRIKVGREYVQKAQTKEQADFAVEALAKATYERLFRWLVHRINRALDRRQRQGASFIGILDIAGFEIFLLNSFEQLCINYTNEKLQQLFNHTMFVLEQEEYQREGIEWNFIDFGLDLQPCIDLIERPAQPPGVLALLDEECWFPRATDQSFVEKVTSQQGTHPKFFKAKQPRGEADFSIIHYAGKVDYKANDWLVKNMDPLNDNVASLLHQSSDHFVSELWKEVDRIIGLDQVSSSNESSGQVAFGAAGLKTKKGMFRTVGQLYKESLSKLMTTLKNTNPNFLRCIIPNHEKRAGKLAPHLVLDQLRCNGVLEGIRICRQGFPNRIPFQEFRQRYEILTPNAIPRTFMDGKQASELMIKALELDPNLFRVGQSKVFFRAGVLAHLEEERDLKITDTIIRFQSAARGFLARKAFTKKQQQLSALRVMQRNCHAYLILKNWQWWRLFTKVKPLLQVTRQDEEIQIRESELLKAKERLVRVEQDFTDLDKKHSVLLEEKAVLADQLQAEAELFAEAEEMRSRLASRKQELEDVLTELESRLEEEEERGVQMLNEKKKMQQNIQDLDDQLEEEEAARQRLLLEKVSLETKVKSMENDLLSAVEQRDRLIKEKKQLEERLSEVTDHLTEEEEKSKSLNKLKNKQEAVIADLEDRLKREEQARLEQEKWKRRMETEAIEAQEQLSDLGLISGELKGSLTQKDKEITSLQSRLEEEGARRSEAQRSLREAMSQVSELKEEVENERGMRERAEKQRRDLSEELEALRTELEDTLDTTAAQQELRSRREVELNDLQRCVEDETRRHEVQLSELRVKHSGAIDNLQEQLDNSKRARQSLEKAKLVLEEEKQSLSAELKTLQANRTESDRGRKRAESQLQELTMRLTQAEQEKEEKEERIHKFQNEIENLSSNLSSFDSKSLRLSKEVASLESQLHDAQEILQEETRQKLALATRVRALEDERQGLMERVEEEEEKSRELTRQFQTQTQQLSEVRKQSEEVNTAVESGEETRRKLQRELDAAIQREKQREEERDRVERQRERLREEIEDMTVALQRERQNCTALEKRQKKFDQCLAEEKAVGTRLAEEKDRAEADSRDKETRYLALSRALQEAQDQRDELERSNKQLRLEMEQLVNQQDDVGKNVHELERTRRALETEAESLRTQTQDLEEELTEAENSRLRLEVTLQALKAQFEREISSSEEKGEEKRRALSKQVRELELQLEEERSQRSQAVLTKKQLEAELQDSEAQVETSSRSKEEAVKHLRKLQSQLKEALRELDEAKITRDEVIAQSKDNDKKIQTLEAEVLQLTEELAVSDRQRRQAQQERDEMADDMVNNSSGKTALLEEKRRLEMRVSQLEEELEEEQTNAELLSERQRKMQLQVETLTVQLQGERTLAQKAEAAREQLERHNKDMKTRLEELEGTVRGKHRLSVAALEAKIESMEEQLEQERQERAIANKLVRKTEKKLKEVMMQAEDERRHADQYREQLDKSMVRLRQLKRQLEEVEEENSRSNAQKRKLQRELEELTENSQSRMREITSLRNQLSVPEWRPEQRAPLQLMIRGRRPLVDDYSLDNSDSEEPPASPTPSLGLPRTPTPSSEHSLDPTPPTFNVNNVHQ; encoded by the exons ATGTCCAGGCCACTAGGCGGCGGCCTGAATGATGTCACCCGCTTCCTCACGTCGGGGGTGGCTCCATCTTCCCCCAGCGCCAACGCGCCGGTGTTCTCCGCCGCTGGCCAGGCCGACTGGGCGGCCAAGCGTCTGGTGTGGGTGCCGTCGGAGAAGCATGGCTTCGAG TCGGCCAGCATCAAAGAAGAGCGCGGCGACGAGGTGGAGGTGGAGCTGAGCGACAGCCAGAGGCTGCTGACGCTGTCCCGGGAGGAGCTGCAGCGGATGAACCCGCCGCGCTTCAGCAAAGTGGAGGACATGGCCGACCTCACCTGCCTCAACGAAGCCTCCGTGCTGCACAACCTGAGGGAGAGATACTACTCAGGCTTGATCTAC ACCTATTCGGGGCTGTTCTGCGTGGTGGTGAACCCCTACAAGAACCTGCCCATCTACACCGAGTCCATCGTGGAGATGTACCGGGGCAAAAAGCGCCACGAGATGCCGCCGCACATTTACGCCATATCTGAGGCGGCCTATCGCAGCATGCTGCAAG ACCGAGAGGATCAGTCAATCCTGTGCAC GGGCGAGTCGGGCGCCGGCAAAAcggaaaacacaaagaaagtcaTTCAGTATCTGGCTCATGTGGCGTCCTCTCACAAGGGCGTCACTCCAAGGAGCAAAGATGCTTTGCAG ggcgAGCTAGAGCGACAGCTGCTACAGGCCAACCCCATACTGGAGGCCTTCGGCAACGCCAAAACTACCAAGAATGACAATTCCTCAAGATTT GGTAAATTCATTCGGATTAATTTTGACGTGGCGGGATATATTGTCGGCGCCAACATTGAGACCT ACCTCCTGGAAAAGTCCCGGGCCACCCGTCAGGCCAAAGATGAGCGGACATTCCACATCTTTTACCAGATGTTGCACGGCGCTTCTGAGACTATGAAAT CGGACCTGCTCTTAGGAACTGCAGACGAGTACCGCTTTCTCAGCGGGGGTACCATCTCGGTTCCCGGTCAGAGTGATGGGGAGAACTTCACCCAGACTATGGACTCCATGGCCATAATGGGCTTCAACCCAGAGGAGCTGTTGT CCATGCTGAAGGTGATCTCCGCCGTGCTCCAGTTTGGGAACATTTCCTTCACAAAGGAGAAGAACCACGATCAGGCGTCCATGCCCGACAACACGGCGGCTCAGAAACTCTGCCACCTGCTGGGCATCAACGTGATGGAGTTCACCCGGGCCATCCTCACACCCAGGATCAAAGTGGGTCGGGAGTACGTGCAGAAGGCCCAGACCAAAGAACAG gCTGACTTTGCCGTGGAGGCCCTGGCCAAGGCGACGTACGAGCGCCTCTTCAGGTGGCTGGTGCACAGAATCAACCGAGCTCTGGACCGCAGGCAGAGACAGGGAGCCTCCTTCATCGGCATCCTGGACATTGCCGGGTTTGAGATCTTCCTG CTGAACTCTTTCGAGCAGCTGTGCATCAACTACACCAACGAGAAGCTGCAGCAGCTCTTCAACCACACCATGTTCGTCCTAGAGCAGGAGGAGTACCAGCGGGAGGGCATCGAGTGGAATTTCATCGACTTTGGCCTCGATTTGCAGCCCTGCATCGATCTCATTGAAAGACCG GCCCAGCCACCCGGCGTTCTGGCCCTCTTGGATGAAGAGTGTTGGTTCCCTCGAGCGACGGACCAGTCATTCGTGGAAAAGGTGACCAGCCAGCAAGGCACCCATCCCAAATTCTTCAAAGCCAAGCAGCCACGCGGCGAAGCTGACTTCTCCATCATCCACTATGCTGGAAAG GTTGACTACAAAGCCAACGACTGGTTGGTCAAGAACATGGATCCTCTCAACGACAACGTGGCGTCTCTCCTCCACCAGTCGTCCGACCATTTTGTCTCCGAGTTGTGGAAGGAGG TGGACCGCATCATCGGTCTGGACCAGGTATCGTCATCGAACGAGAGTAGCGGGCAAGTCGCGTTTGGCGCAGCGGGACTGAAGACCAAGAAGGGAATGTTCAGGACCGTGGGCCAGCTGTACAAAGAGTCGCTGTCCAAACTGATGACCACGCTGAAGAACACCAACCCCAACTTCCTCCGCTGCATCATTCCCAACCACGAGAAGAGG GCCGGCAAGCTGGCGCCACACTTAGTTCTGGACCAACTCCGATGCAACGGCGTCCTGGAAGGGATTCGTATCTGCCGACAAGGCTTCCCCAACCGCATCCCCTTCCAGGAGTTCAGACAGAG ATATGAGATTCTGACTCCTAACGCTATTCCTCGCACCTTCATGGATGGAAAACAGGCGTCAGAACTCATG ATCAAAGCCTTGGAGCTGGATCCCAACCTGTTCCGGGTGGGCCAAAGCAAAGTGTTCTTCAGAGCCGGCGTGCTGGCGCACCTGGAGGAGGAGCGAGACTTGAAAATCACAGACACCATCATACGCTTCCAGAGTGCAGCGAGAGGCTTCCTTGCACGCAA AGCCTTCAcgaagaagcagcagcagctgagcGCTCTGAGGGTGATGCAGAGGAACTGTCATGCTTATCTCATACTCAAGAACTGGCAGTGGTGGCGACTTTTCACAAAG GTGAAACCGCTGCTGCAGGTGACCCGGCAAGATGAGGAGATCCAGATCAGAGAATCAGAGCTGCTAAAAGCCAAGGAAAGACTGGTCCGAGTGGAGCAAGACTTCACCGACCTGGACAAGAAACACTCAGTG CTGTTGGAGGAGAAAGCGGTGCTGGCCGACCAGTTGCAGGCCGAGGCGGAGCTGTTCGCCGAAGCCGAGGAGATGCGCTCCAGGCTGGCCAGTCGCAAGCAGGAGCTGGAGGACGTGCTGACCGAGCTGGAGAGCCgtttggaggaggaggaggagaggggcGTGCAGATGCTTaacgagaagaagaaaatgcagCAGAATATTCAG GACCTTGACGATCAActagaagaggaggaggctgcTAGACAGCGCCTCTTGCTGGAGAAGGTCTCCTTAGAAACCAAAGTCAAAAGTATGGAGAATGACCTTCTGAGCGCAGTGGAGCAGAGAGATCGCCTCATCAAG GAGAAGAAGCAGCTGGAGGAACGCCTGAGCGAGGTGACCGACCACCTcaccgaggaggaggagaagagcaAAAGTCTGAACAAACTCAAGAACAAACAGGAGGCCGTCATCGCCGACCTAGAAG ACCGACTGAAGCGTGAGGAGCAGGCGCGCTTGGAGCAGGAAaagtggaagaggaggatggagACGGAGGCAATAGAGGCGCAAGAGCAGCTGTCTGACCTGGGCCTCATCTCTGGCGAGCTGAAGGGCAGTCTGACCCAGAAGGACAAAGAAATCACCTCCCTGCAGAGCCG gttggaggaggagggcgccCGCCGCTCTGAGGCCCAGCGCTCGCTGAGGGAAGCCATGTCACAGGTGTCGGAGCTGAAGGAGGAAGTGGAGAACGAGCGAGGCATGAGAGAGCGGGCAGAGAAACAGAGGCGGGACCTCAGCGAGGAGCTGGAGGCTTTGAGGACCGAGCTGGAGGACACCCTGGACACCACCGCCGCCCAGCAGGAGCTCCG GTCTCGTCGGGAAGTTGAGTTAAACGACCTCCAGCGCTGTGTGGAAGATGAGACGCGCCGCCACGAGGTCCAGCTGTCTGAGCTCCGGGTCAAACACAGCGGCGCCATAGACAATCTGCAGGAGCAGCTGGACAACAGCAAGAGG GCGCGTCAGTCGTTGGAGAAGGCCAAGCTGGTGCTGGAGGAAGAGAAGCAGAGTTTGAGTGCAGAGCTGAAGACCCTCCAGGCCAACCGCACGGAGAGCGACCGAGGTCGTAAGCGAGCCGAAAGTCAGCTGCAGGAGCTCACCATGCGCCTCACTCAGGCCGAGCAAGagaaggaggaaaaagaggagCGCATACACAAGTTTCAG AATGAAATTGAGAATCTCTCCAGCAATCTGTCATCCTTTGACAGCAAATCCCTCCGTTTGTCCAAAGAAGTCGCCAGCCTGGAGAGCCAGCTTCATGACGCACAG GAAATCTTGCAGGAGGAGACCCGCCAGAAGTTGGCTCTGGCTACTCGGGTGCGAGCGCTGGAAGATGAGAGGCAGGGACTGATGGAGAgagtggaggaggaagaggagaagtcCAGGGAGCTGACTCGGCAGTTTCAGACTCAGACACAGCAG CTGTCGGAGGTGCGCAAGCAGTCGGAGGAGGTGAACACGGCGGTGGAGAGCGGCGAAGAGACCCGCAGGAAGCTCCAGCGAGAGCTGGACGCCGCCATCCAGAGAGAGAAACAGcgagaggaggagagggacCGCGTGGAGAGGCAGCGGGAGCGCCTCAGGGAAGAGATTGAGGACATGACGGTGGCCCTGCAGCGGGAGAGGCAGAACTGCACGGCTCTGGAGAAGAGGCAGAAGAAGTTCGACCAG TGTCTGGCCGAGGAGAAGGCAGTGGGCACGCGTCTGGCAGAGGAGAAGGACCGAGCGGAAGCTGATAGTCGAGACAAGGAGACGCGCTACCTTGCCTTGTCCAGAGCTCTTCAG GAAGCCCAGGACCAGAGGGACGAGCTGGAGAGGTCCAACAAGCAGCTTCGCCTGGAAATGGAGCAACTCGTCAACCAGCAGGATGACGTGGGAAAGAAC GTCCACGAGCTGGAGAGGACCCGCAGGGCCCTGGAGACTGAAGCCGAGAGCCTCCGCACGCAGACGCAGGATCTCGAGGAGGAGCTGACGGAGGCGGAGAACTCCAGGCTGAGGCTGGAGGTCACCCTGCAGGCACTCAAGGCTCAGTTTGAGAGGGAAATCAGCAGCAGTGAAGAGAAAGGCGAGGAGAAGAGGAGAGCCCTCAGCAAGCAG GTGCGGGAGCTGGAGCtccagctggaggaggagcgcaGTCAGCGCTCCCAGGCCGTGCTGACCAAAAAGCAGCTGGAAGCGGAGCTGCAGGATTCCGAGGCTCAGGTGGAGACGTCCAGCCGCAGCAAGGAGGAGGCCGTCAAGCATCTGCGGAAGCTGCAG AGTCAACTCAAGGAGGCGCTTCGAGAGCTGGATGAGGCCAAGATCACGCGGGATGAGGTCATCGCGCAGTCCAAAGACAACGACAAGAAAATCCAAACACTGGAGGCTGAAGTGCTGCAGCTCACTGAG GAGCTGGCCGTATCTGACCGGCAGAGACGACAAGCTCAGCAGGAGAGAGACGAAATGGCCGACGACATGGTCAACAACAGCTCCGGAAA GACGGCGCTTTTGGAAGAGAAGCGCCGCTTGGAAATGCGAGTCAgccagctggaggaggagctggaggaggagcagacCAATGCTGAGCTCCTCTCAGAGAGACAAAGAAAGATGCAGTTGCAG GTGGAGACGCTGACAGTGCAGCTGCAGGGTGAGAGGACCCTGGCCCAGAAGGCGGAGGCGGCGCGGGAGCAGCTGGAGCGGCACAACAAGGACATGAAGACACGGCTGGAGGAACTGGAGGGAACCGTCAGGGGCAAACACCGCCTCAGCGTCGCCGCCCTGGAGGCCAAGATTGAATCCATGGAGGAGCAGCTGGAACAAGAGCGACA GGAGCGCGCCATTGCCAACAAGCTGGTGAGGAAGACGGAAAAGAAACTGAAGGAGGTCATGATGCAGGCGGAAGACGAGAGGAGGCACGCCGACCAGTACAGAGAGCAG CTGGACAAGTCCATGGTGCGCTTGAGGCAGCTGAAGCGTCAGCTGGAAgaagtggaggaggagaacTCGCGCTCCAACGCGCAGAAGAGGAAGCTGCAGCGAGAACTGGAAGAGCTGACGGAGAACAGCCAAAGCAGGATGCGCGAGATCACCAGCCTGCGCAACCAGCTCAG CGTCCCCGAATGGAGACCAGAGCA ACGTGCTCCATTGCAACTGATGATCCGCGGACGGCGACCTCTGGTGGACGACTACTCGTTGGACAACTCGGATTCCGAAGAGCCGCCCGCCTCGCCAACGCCCTCCCTGGGACTGCCCCGAACCCCCACCCCGTCCTCGGAGCACAGCCTGGACCCGACCCCGCCCACCTTCAACGTCAACAACGTACACCAATGA